The Leifsonia xyli genomic sequence TGTCGGCTAGGCCCTCCTCCCTTATGAACCCGTCCACAGGTCGTAGGTGCGGCGACATCTCCACAGATCTCGGGGTCACCGTGTCGCGAGGCCTGTCGCTCGCGACGATGGATGCATGACCTGGAACGAACGACTCGAGCGCTGGGGAGGCGCAGCCTCAACGCGTCAGCTCCGCAGCGCCGGAGTGACTCAGCGCGAGTTGACAGCGGCGGTCTCGTCCGGGGAGCTGCTGCGGCCACGCAACGGTCGTTACGCGTCCTTGTCGGCGCCGCATCCGATACTCGTCGCCCTTTCCGCAGGTTCGCGTCTCTGCTGCCTGTCGGCGGCGCGAACCTACGGGCTCTGGGGAGGTACGGACGACCGCATCCACCTCGCCGTGCCTCCGAACTTAGGTAGGTCTGGCACTGACGCTCCGCGGATCGTCCGGCATTGGCGGCGGGTCGAGGAGCATCCCGAGATCTGGCGAGTGTCGTTCCACGACTGTCTGCGCACCGTGGTGCGCTGCGCCGATGACGTCACGGCCGTCGCCGTGCTGGACACTGCTCTGACGTCGGGTCGTGTCTCACCATACGGCCTCGACCGCATCTTCGCCGGGGAGCCTCAGTCGTCGCGTCGGCTCGCCCAACAAGCGCGACCCGGTTCGGAATCCGGGGTGGAGTCGATCCTCCGCCAGCTGCTCGAGAGCCGGGGCCATCGGGTCGAGCAGCAACTGCAGGTCTCGGGGGTGGGGCGTGTCGACATGCGGATCGACGGGATGCTTCTCGTCGAGGTCGACGGCTTCGCGTTCCATCGGGACCGGGTGCGTTCGAGCGTGATCGCGCGCGCGATACCGCGCTCGCGCTGCGGGGGATGCGGTGGCTCCGCGTGCCCGCTCGGCAGGTGTTGGACCATTCCGTGGCCGCCGTGGATGCGGTCGAGCGGATGCTGGGCCTGCTGAGAAGGGAGGAAGACAGTGTCCGTGAAGCGAGCTGAAACGCGAAAGGGAGGAGCCCTCGAGCCGGGTGGCTCGGAGACTCCTCCCTTTCGGACGGTGCGCGGCGCGCGCCGGCGCGTGTCAGACGATGTTGAGCAGCAGGTGGCCGGAGGAGACGGTCTCGCCGACCGCGGCGTTGATGCCGGAGACCGTGCCGTCCTTGTGGGCGGTGAGCGGCTGCTCCATCTTCATGGCTTCGAGGACGAGCACGAGGTCACCCTTGACGACCGGGTCGCCGTCCGCGACCGCGACCTTGACGACGGTGGCCTGCATCGGAGCGGTGACCGAGTCGCCGGTCGCCGTCTCGACGCTGTGCGCCGCACCGCGGCGACGCGGCGCCGGAGCGGCCGCGGCGGCTGCGCCGGCGGAACCGCCGCCGGAGAGCAGGCGTGCGGGCAGCGACACCTCGATCCGCTTGCCCTCGACCTCCACCACGACGTTGCTGCGACGCTCGGCGGCAGCCTGGTCGCCCAGCTCGCCCGACCACGGCTCGATGTCGTTGACCCACTCGGTCTCGATCCAGCGGGTGTACACCGAGAACGGCTCGCCGTCCTGCGGGGCGAAAGCCGGATCGCGCACGATGGCGCGGTGGAAGGGGAGGACGGTCGGCAGACCGGCGACCTCGAACTCCTCGAGGGCGCGGCGGGAGCGCTCGAGCGCCTCCTCGCGGCTGGAGCCGGTCACGATGAGCTTCGCGAGCATGGAGTCGAAGGCGCCGCTGATGACGTCGCCCGCCTGGATGCCGCTGTCGACGCGCACGCCGGGGCCGCCGGGGGCCTTGAACACGTGCACGGGGCCCGGGGAGGGGATGAAGTTGCGGCCGGCGTCCTCGCCGTTGATCCGGAACTCGAAGGAGTGTCCGCGCGGAGCCGGGTCGTCGTAGTCCAGCTCGCCGCCCTCGGCGAGGCGGAACTGCTCGCGCACGAGGTCGATGCCGGTGACCTCTTCGGAGACCGGGTGCTCGACCTGAAGACGGGTGTTGACCTCGAGGAACGACACGGTGCCGTCCTTGCCGATCAGGAACTCGCACGTGCCCGCGCCCTGGTAGCCGACCTCCTTGAGGATGGCCTTGGACGACGAGTAGAGCTTCTCCATCTGCTCGGGCGTGAGGAACGGCGCGGGCGCCTCCTCGACGAGCTTCTGGTGGCGGCGCTGCAGCGAGCAGTCGCGCGTGGAGACCACGACCACGTTGCCGTAGGCGTCGGCGAGACACTGGGTCTCGACGTGACGCGGCTGGTCGAGGTACTTCTCGACGAAGCACTCGCCGCGGCCGAACGCCGCGATGGCCTCGCGGGTGGCCGACTCGAAGAGCTCGGGCACCTCTTCGCGGGTGCGGGCGACCTTGAGGCCGCGACCGCCGCCGCCGAAGGCCGCCTTGATGGCGACGGGGAGGCCGTACACGTCGACGAAGTCGAGCACCTCGGACGCGTCGGCGACCGGGTTCAGGGTTCCCGGGGCGAGCGGGGCGCCCACCTTCTCGGCGACATGACGCGCCGAGACCTTGTCACCCAGGCGCTCGATGGCCTCCGGCGACGGGCCGATCCAGGTGAGGCCGGCGGCGATCACGGCGCGGGCGAAATCGGCGTTCTCGGCGAGGAAGCCGTAGCCCGGGTGGACCGCGTCGGCGCCCGAGCGGCGGGCGACCGACAGCAGCTTGTCGATCACCAGGTAGGTGTCGGCGCTGGTGGTCCCGTCGAGGGCGTACGCCTCGTCGGCGAGGCGGACGTGGACGGCGTCGCGATCCTGGTCCGCGTACACCGCGACGGACGCGATACCGCTGTCCTTCGCCGCACGGATGACACGGACGGCGATCTCGCCGCGGTTGGCGATCAAAACCTTGGTGATACGTGGCACAGTTCCCTAGCCTATTGCTCGATATCGAACGACCTTTGGTCGATCCCCACAAAAATGGGACGCCGAAGACTTCAGGAGCCTACAAGATGCGGTGTCAGTGGCCGCGATTCCACAGCGACGTCCACTCGACGCCGAGCTCGCGCACCAGGTCGCGCAGCGTCGAGAGCGAGAGCCCGACGACGGTGCTCGGGTCGCCCTCCACCCGGGTGATGAACGGGCCGCCGAGGCTGTCGACGGTGAACGCGCCGGCTACCTCCAGCGGCTCCCCACTGGCGACGTACGCGTCGATCTCGGCGTCGGTCACGTCGGCGAAGGTGACGGCTGCGGTGGCGACGGCTCCCGCAGCGGCGTTCTCTCGGCCGTCGCGGTGGTCGATGAGCCAGTGGCCGGAGTGCAGCACGCCGGTCCGGCCGCGCTGCCGAAGCCAGCGCTCGCGGGCGATCTCCGGCAGGTGCGGCTTGCCGTGGATGGCGCCGTCGATCGCGAACGCGGAGTCACCGCCGAGGATCAGGCCGTCGAGGGGCTCGCCGTCGAGGGTGCCGCGCACCGCCTCCGCCTTCAGGCGCGCCAGCAGCTGCACCATCGCGTCCGCGTTCAACGGTCCGTGCTCGGCTTCGGCCGCGGCGACGGCGGCCGGCTCGTCGACATGCGATGGGACGACCACCGGCTCGATGCCCGCTGCCCGCAGCAGGGCGAGCCGGGCCGGGGAGGTGGAGGCGAGGTAGAGGCGCATGGTCACCTATGGAATGCTCGAAGGATGCCCCAGAACGATGAGGGAGACCTCGCGCAGCACGAGGTCGAGCTCGACATTACCAACGTCGCCCACGGCGGCGTGTTCGTCGCCCGGCACGAAGGACGCGTGGTCTTCGTCCCCGACACGATGCCGGGGGAGCGGGTGCGCGTGCGCATCGGCGACACCCGGCACGAGAGCTTCTGGCGCGGCGAGGTGGTGGAGGTGCTGAAGGCCGCGCCCGAGCGGCAGCCGCACGTGTGGGCGGCCGCGGCGATCGAGCGTCCGCCGGCGCAGCGCGCGGGCGGCGCGGAGTTCGGCCACATCCGTCTGGAGCACCAGCGCGAGTTGAAGCGCCGCGTGATCGAGGATGCGCTCACCCGTACTGCGAAGCTGTCGCCCGAGGCCGTCGCCATGGCCGGCGTGGGCGGCGGCCGCGTCACCGTCGAGCCGGTCGCCGGCGAGACGGACGACGGCACGGGATGGCGCACCCGCGTCCGCCTCCAGGTCGACCGCACGGGCCGTCTCGGTCCGTTCGCGCCGCGCTCGCACACGGTCATCCCGGTGGACGACCTCCCGCTCGCGACCGCGCTCGTGCAGGAGGCGACGCCGTTCGGGCAGCTCTTTCCCGGCGCGGAGTCGGTGGATGTCGTCGCGACGGGGCTCGGCACCTCCCACGTCCTCGTCAACGACGCGCCGGAGCGTCCGAGCGGAAACCGCAACGCGGCGGGGAACCGCGCCGGCCGCGGCCGCAACCGTGCCGGGGCGCGGCCGCAGCGTCCGCGCTCCCGGCCTCAGCCGGTCCCCATCCGCGAGAGGGTCGGCGATCGCGAGTTCCGGCTCGACGCCCGCGGCTTCTGGCAGGTCCACCGCGCCGCCGCGCAGACTCTCACCGAGGCCGTGCAGTCCGCCGTCGACGAAGCGCTGTTCGACCCGCGTGCCGCCAACCTCGACCTGTACGGCGGCGTCGGGCTGCTCGCCGCCGCGCTCGGGGACAGGTTCGGCTCGACCCTGCGGATCACCTCCGTCGAGAGCAGCGAAGCGGCCACCGACGACGCGGCGGAGAACCTCGCCGACTGGGTCGGCGCCTCGGCGATCACGGACCGGGTGGAGCGGTACATCACCCGCGTCGCCGCGGACGCGTCCGCCGCGGAGCGCGCACGGCTGCGGGCGGCGACCGTCGTGCTCGACCCGCCGCGCTCCGGCGCCGGCCGCGAGGTCGTCGACGCGATCTCGTCGCTGACCCCGGCGCAGGTCGTCTACGTCGCCTGCGACCCGGTCGCACTGGCGCGCGACCTCGCGTTCTTCGCCCGGCACGGCTATGAGCTGCGCGGGATGCGTGCGTTCGACCTGTTCCCCAACACGCACCACGTCGAGGCGGTCGCCACGCTGACGCGCTGACGGTGGAACACGACCGAATGCATTCACCCCCTACGATGGTCAGCATGGTGCGGGTGGCAATCGTCGACGATCACGAGTCCGTGCGCCTGGGGCTGAAGGCGGCCTGCCAGGACGCGGGGTACGACGTCGTCGTGACCGCTCCCACGGTGGACGACTTCGTGTCCCAGCTCGGCTCGCAGGAGTGCGACGTCGTCGTGCTGGACCTGTCGCTCGGCGACGGCTCGAAGGTCACCGACAACGTCAAGCGCGCGCAGGCGACCGGCGCGGCCGTGCTCGTGCACAGCATCGCGGACCGGGTGGCGAGCGTCCGGGAGGCGCTGGCCGCCGGCGCCGCGGGCGTCATCCCCAAGTCCTCCCCGACCACCACCGTGATCAGTGCGATCGCCACGGTCGCGCGCGGCGATGTGCTCAACAACCTGGAGTGGGCCACCGCGATCGACGCCGACAGCGACTTCGCGAAGGCCCAGCTCGGGCGCCGCGAGCGCGACGTGCTCCACCTCTACGCGTCCGGACTGCCCCTGAAGGCCGTGGCGGCGCAGCTCGGCATCGCGAACTCCACGGCTCGCGAGTACCTCGACCGCATCCGCGTCAAGTACGTCGAGGTCGGCCGGCCGGCGCCCACCAAGGTGGACCTCCTCCGCAGGGCGGTGGAGGACGGCATCCTCCCCGGGCTCGACCCGGAGACGGGCAATGAGCGTTCCTAGCGGGGTTCGCCCCGGCCTGCCGTTGGAGTCGGCCAAACCCCGCAACCCGCTGAGCCGCGCGCGCATCGAGCGCATCGCGGACCGGACGGTCTCCGCCTTCGGCCTCGTGTTCGGCCTGCAGACGCTGCCGACCGCTCTCGGCCAGCTGCACGACCTGCGGGAGCCGTGGGGGGCCGCGTGGATGATCGCCGTCTTCGGCGGCCTCGCACTCACCGTGATCCTCGCCGTCGTCCAGCGCGGTGTGAAGATCGCGATGGCCGTGCTCGCCGTCGTCTACCTCGCCGCCATCGTCACCTGGCCGCTCATCGCGGGCGACCCGGCCGCCTTCCAGACCGACAAGCCGTGGGTCTGGTTCCTGTGCTCCGTCTTCACCGCGTTCGCCGCGGTCGCATATCCGCTGTGGCTCGCCATCGCGTACACGTTCCTGGCCCCGATCGCGTACGGCGTCGTCCGCGCGCTCCCGGCGGGCGGCGGAGTCGGCTTCGAGCTGGCCGCCCTGGACACCATCTACGCGATCATCCTCGGCGGCGTCATCCTCGCCATCATCGCGATGATGCGGCAGGCGTCGAGCGCCGTCGACACCGCGCAGAGCCAGGCTCTCGCACGCTATGCCAATGCGGTCCGCCAGCACGCGACCGAGGTTGAGCGCGTCCAGGTGGATGCGATCGTCCACGACAGCGTGCTCACCACCCTGCTCTCGGCCGCCTCGGCGCGGACCCCCGAGCAGAAGGAGCTCGCCGCCGCGATGGCGGCGGACGCCATCGGGCACCTGCACGCCGCCGAGGCGGCGACCCCCGAGGACCAGTCGGCTGTCGGCCTCGATCGGCTCACCGAACGCCTGGTGACCGCCGCGAACGCCTTCTCCTCCCCGTTCGACGTCGAGGTGTACGACGTGGAGGTCCACACGCTGCCGGTCAACGTCGCCGAGGCGGTCTACTCGGCCACGGTCCAGGCCATGGTGAACAGCATGCAGCACGCCGGCGGCCCGGAGGTGCACCGGAGCGTCTCGATCCGC encodes the following:
- a CDS encoding acetyl-/propionyl-CoA carboxylase subunit alpha, with translation MPRITKVLIANRGEIAVRVIRAAKDSGIASVAVYADQDRDAVHVRLADEAYALDGTTSADTYLVIDKLLSVARRSGADAVHPGYGFLAENADFARAVIAAGLTWIGPSPEAIERLGDKVSARHVAEKVGAPLAPGTLNPVADASEVLDFVDVYGLPVAIKAAFGGGGRGLKVARTREEVPELFESATREAIAAFGRGECFVEKYLDQPRHVETQCLADAYGNVVVVSTRDCSLQRRHQKLVEEAPAPFLTPEQMEKLYSSSKAILKEVGYQGAGTCEFLIGKDGTVSFLEVNTRLQVEHPVSEEVTGIDLVREQFRLAEGGELDYDDPAPRGHSFEFRINGEDAGRNFIPSPGPVHVFKAPGGPGVRVDSGIQAGDVISGAFDSMLAKLIVTGSSREEALERSRRALEEFEVAGLPTVLPFHRAIVRDPAFAPQDGEPFSVYTRWIETEWVNDIEPWSGELGDQAAAERRSNVVVEVEGKRIEVSLPARLLSGGGSAGAAAAAAPAPRRRGAAHSVETATGDSVTAPMQATVVKVAVADGDPVVKGDLVLVLEAMKMEQPLTAHKDGTVSGINAAVGETVSSGHLLLNIV
- a CDS encoding septum formation inhibitor Maf, whose amino-acid sequence is MTMRLYLASTSPARLALLRAAGIEPVVVPSHVDEPAAVAAAEAEHGPLNADAMVQLLARLKAEAVRGTLDGEPLDGLILGGDSAFAIDGAIHGKPHLPEIARERWLRQRGRTGVLHSGHWLIDHRDGRENAAAGAVATAAVTFADVTDAEIDAYVASGEPLEVAGAFTVDSLGGPFITRVEGDPSTVVGLSLSTLRDLVRELGVEWTSLWNRGH
- a CDS encoding 23S rRNA methyltransferase; this encodes MPQNDEGDLAQHEVELDITNVAHGGVFVARHEGRVVFVPDTMPGERVRVRIGDTRHESFWRGEVVEVLKAAPERQPHVWAAAAIERPPAQRAGGAEFGHIRLEHQRELKRRVIEDALTRTAKLSPEAVAMAGVGGGRVTVEPVAGETDDGTGWRTRVRLQVDRTGRLGPFAPRSHTVIPVDDLPLATALVQEATPFGQLFPGAESVDVVATGLGTSHVLVNDAPERPSGNRNAAGNRAGRGRNRAGARPQRPRSRPQPVPIRERVGDREFRLDARGFWQVHRAAAQTLTEAVQSAVDEALFDPRAANLDLYGGVGLLAAALGDRFGSTLRITSVESSEAATDDAAENLADWVGASAITDRVERYITRVAADASAAERARLRAATVVLDPPRSGAGREVVDAISSLTPAQVVYVACDPVALARDLAFFARHGYELRGMRAFDLFPNTHHVEAVATLTR
- a CDS encoding LuxR family transcriptional regulator; amino-acid sequence: MVRVAIVDDHESVRLGLKAACQDAGYDVVVTAPTVDDFVSQLGSQECDVVVLDLSLGDGSKVTDNVKRAQATGAAVLVHSIADRVASVREALAAGAAGVIPKSSPTTTVISAIATVARGDVLNNLEWATAIDADSDFAKAQLGRRERDVLHLYASGLPLKAVAAQLGIANSTAREYLDRIRVKYVEVGRPAPTKVDLLRRAVEDGILPGLDPETGNERS
- a CDS encoding two-component system sensor protein codes for the protein MSVPSGVRPGLPLESAKPRNPLSRARIERIADRTVSAFGLVFGLQTLPTALGQLHDLREPWGAAWMIAVFGGLALTVILAVVQRGVKIAMAVLAVVYLAAIVTWPLIAGDPAAFQTDKPWVWFLCSVFTAFAAVAYPLWLAIAYTFLAPIAYGVVRALPAGGGVGFELAALDTIYAIILGGVILAIIAMMRQASSAVDTAQSQALARYANAVRQHATEVERVQVDAIVHDSVLTTLLSAASARTPEQKELAAAMAADAIGHLHAAEAATPEDQSAVGLDRLTERLVTAANAFSSPFDVEVYDVEVHTLPVNVAEAVYSATVQAMVNSMQHAGGPEVHRSVSIRGGGPAATVEVVVRDDGRGFTESEVPAERLGLRISIRDRLAKVGGRASIESEPGVGTTVTILWPSADQSALGGTSAATALHDPLAPATAAEAAE